A single region of the Plantactinospora soyae genome encodes:
- a CDS encoding sigma-70 family RNA polymerase sigma factor, producing the protein MSEKDVLAERFEANRSKLRAVAYRMLGSTAEADDAVQEAWLRLSRTDTTGVDNLAAWLTTVVGRICLDMLRSRGSRHEESLDARTVEPVATADRTDPEQQALLADSVGLALLVVLETLNPIERLAFVLHDMFAVSFDEIAPIVGRSPAAARQLASRARRRIQADAATPEADVSRQRAIVDAFLTAARGGEFSTLLTLLDPDVVVRADGAAVRMGATAGVRGSEAVAGFFAGRAPSARLALIDGAPGAVVVRGGQTRIAVSFIVTEGRIIGLDVVADPEQLGELDIALVDG; encoded by the coding sequence GTGAGTGAGAAGGACGTGCTGGCCGAGCGGTTCGAGGCGAACCGGTCGAAGCTGCGGGCGGTGGCCTACCGGATGCTCGGCTCGACCGCCGAGGCCGACGACGCGGTCCAGGAGGCGTGGCTGCGGCTGAGCCGTACCGACACGACCGGGGTCGACAATCTCGCCGCCTGGTTGACCACCGTCGTCGGCCGGATCTGCCTGGACATGCTCCGGTCACGCGGGTCGCGGCACGAGGAATCGCTCGACGCCCGTACGGTCGAACCGGTCGCGACCGCCGATCGGACCGACCCGGAGCAGCAGGCGCTGCTGGCCGACTCGGTCGGTCTCGCGCTGCTCGTCGTCCTGGAGACCCTGAACCCGATCGAGCGGCTCGCCTTCGTACTGCACGACATGTTCGCCGTCTCCTTCGACGAGATCGCCCCGATCGTGGGGCGCAGCCCCGCCGCGGCGCGGCAGCTCGCCAGCCGGGCGCGCCGCCGGATCCAGGCCGACGCCGCGACCCCGGAGGCCGACGTGTCGCGCCAGCGGGCGATCGTCGACGCGTTCCTGACCGCCGCCCGGGGCGGCGAGTTCAGTACCCTGCTCACCCTGCTCGACCCGGACGTTGTCGTACGGGCCGACGGCGCCGCCGTCCGGATGGGCGCCACCGCCGGGGTACGGGGCTCGGAGGCCGTCGCCGGCTTCTTCGCCGGCCGGGCTCCATCCGCACGGCTGGCCCTCATCGACGGCGCTCCGGGTGCCGTGGTGGTGCGGGGCGGCCAGACCCGGATCGCCGTCAGCTTCATCGTCACCGAGGGCCGGATCATCGGTCTCGACGTGGTTGCCGACCCCGAACAGTTGGGCGAACTCGACATCGCGCTGGTGGACGGCTGA